The following proteins come from a genomic window of Flavobacteriaceae bacterium MAR_2010_188:
- a CDS encoding Nucleotide-binding universal stress protein, UspA family, translating to MKKILVPTDFSKESEYALKVAAHLAKQFDSEIFLLHVLNLPLTTVDTMNTPSALPEAMFFMQLAHKKFKKMIRQPYLNGIKVHEKVKRHRIFDGINEACEENECDIIIMGSHGATGFKEMFVGSNAEKVVRTAKIPVMVIKRHHEEFNVNDFVFASDFKKDNIETYKKAVGLAKLLNSKMHLLIVDLPGKFDNHEQAKQRIKDFILGHEYDNYSINVIAANTVEKGILNFSREIDADLIGISTHGRQGISHFFNGSISEDIANHAKRPVVTFRIPDEVGVRS from the coding sequence ATGAAAAAAATCTTAGTGCCAACTGATTTTTCTAAAGAATCCGAGTACGCTTTAAAGGTAGCAGCACATTTGGCTAAGCAATTCGATTCGGAAATTTTCTTGCTCCATGTATTGAACTTACCGCTGACCACTGTGGATACCATGAACACTCCGAGTGCATTACCTGAAGCGATGTTCTTTATGCAATTAGCCCATAAAAAATTTAAAAAAATGATTAGGCAGCCTTATTTAAATGGCATTAAAGTTCATGAAAAAGTAAAGCGCCACAGGATTTTTGACGGGATTAACGAAGCCTGTGAGGAGAACGAATGCGACATTATTATAATGGGTTCCCATGGTGCTACTGGCTTTAAGGAAATGTTCGTAGGTTCTAATGCGGAAAAGGTGGTAAGGACAGCAAAAATTCCGGTTATGGTAATAAAAAGACATCATGAAGAATTTAATGTGAATGATTTTGTATTTGCTTCAGATTTCAAAAAAGATAATATTGAGACCTATAAAAAAGCCGTGGGACTTGCGAAACTTCTCAACTCGAAAATGCACCTATTGATCGTTGATCTGCCGGGAAAATTTGACAATCATGAGCAGGCTAAGCAGCGTATCAAAGATTTTATCTTGGGCCATGAGTATGATAATTATTCTATCAATGTAATTGCTGCCAATACTGTAGAAAAAGGCATCCTAAATTTTTCAAGAGAGATAGATGCAGACTTAATAGGAATTAGCACACATGGTCGACAAGGAATATCCCACTTTTTTAATGGAAGCATTAGTGAGGATATCGCCAATCACGCCAAAAGGCCAGTGGTGACATTTAGGATTCCGGATGAGGTAGGAGTTAGGAGTTAG
- a CDS encoding ribosome maturation factor RimP → MFKDLVEELLMDALAKREDLFLIDFEILADNTIRVILDGDDGITVDDCVYISRAIEHNIDREEYDFSLEVTSAGAASPLVHKRQYNKNIGRDLEIKTKQGETVEGTLSSVGEDSILLKWKTREPKPVGKGKVTIKKQAEIEYGDIETAKVIIKF, encoded by the coding sequence ATGTTTAAAGATTTAGTCGAAGAATTATTAATGGATGCTCTCGCAAAGAGGGAGGATCTTTTCTTGATTGATTTCGAAATCTTGGCAGACAACACAATCCGGGTTATTCTGGATGGCGACGACGGTATTACCGTAGATGATTGCGTCTATATCAGTAGAGCAATAGAGCACAATATAGATCGAGAAGAATACGATTTCTCGCTAGAAGTTACCTCTGCAGGCGCAGCTTCTCCTTTGGTCCATAAAAGGCAATACAATAAAAATATAGGTCGTGACCTCGAAATAAAAACTAAGCAAGGAGAGACTGTAGAAGGTACCCTTTCTAGTGTTGGCGAAGACTCGATTCTTTTAAAATGGAAAACGCGTGAGCCAAAACCGGTAGGTAAAGGTAAAGTAACAATAAAAAAGCAGGCCGAAATTGAATATGGAGATATTGAGACGGCGAAAGTTATAATAAAATTTTAA